A genomic stretch from Halichoerus grypus chromosome 5, mHalGry1.hap1.1, whole genome shotgun sequence includes:
- the RCC2 gene encoding protein RCC2 — MPRKKAAAAAWEEPSSGNGTARAGPRKRGGPAGRKRERPERCSSSSGGGSSGDEDGLELDGAPGGGKRAARPAAAKAGGAAVIITEPEHTKERVKLEGSKCKGQLLIFGATNWDLIGRKEVPKQQAAYRNLGQNLWGPHRYGCLSGVRVRTVVSGSCAAHSLLITTEGKLWSWGRNEKGQLGHGDTKRVEAPKLIEGLSHEVIVSAACGRNHTLALTETGSVLAFGENKMGQLGLGNQTDAVPSPAQIMYNGQPITKMACGAEFSMIMDCKGNLYSFGCPEYGQLGHNSDGKFIARAQRIEYDCELVPRRVAIFIEKTKDGQILPVPNVVVRDVACGANHTLVLDSQKRVFSWGFGGYGRLGHAEQKDEMVPRLVKLFDFPGRGASQIYAGYTCSFAVSEVGGLFFWGATNTSRESTMYPKAVQDLCGWRIRSLACGKSSIIVAADESTISWGPSPTFGELGYGDHKPKSSTAAQEVKTLDGIFTEQVAMGYAHSLVIARDESETEKEKIKKLPEYNPRTL, encoded by the exons ATGCCCAGGAagaaggcggcggcggcggcctggGAGGAGCCGAGCTCGGGCAACGGCACGGCCCGCGCCGGGCCCAGGAAGCGCGGCGGCCCGGCCGGCAGGAAGCGCGAGCGGCCCGAGcgctgcagcagcagcagcggcggcggcagcagcggcgaTGAGGACGGCCTGGAGCTCGACGGGGCCCCCGGCGGGGGCAAGCGCGCAGCGCGGCCGGCGGCGGCCAAGGCGGGCGGCGCGGCCGTGATCATCACCGAGCCCGAGCACACCAAGGAGCGCGTC aaACTTGAAGGGTCTAAGTGCAAAGGGCAGCTTTTGATTTTTGGGGCAACCAACTGGGACTTGATTGGTCGAAAAGAAGTGCCTAAACAGCAAG CTGCCTACCGCAATCTCGGTCAGAATTTGTGGGGGCCCCATAGATATGGCTGCCTGTCGGGGGTCCGGGTGCGGACGGTGGTCTCGGGTTCGTGCGCTGCCCACAGCCTCCTCATCACCACGGAAGGGAAGCTGTGGAGCTGGG GTCGCAACGAGAAGGGGCAGCTGGGACACGGTGACACCAAGAGGGTAGAAGCCCCCAAACTCATTGAGGGTCTGAGCCACGAAGTGATCGTGTCTGCGGCATGTGGGCGGAACCACACCCTGGCATTGACGG AAACGGGCTCCGTGCTTGCATTTGGAGAAAACAAGATGGGGCAGCTTGGCCTCGGCAACCAGACAGACGCTGTCCCGAGCCCCGCGCAG ATAATGTACAACGGCCAGCCAATTACGAAAATGGCCTGTGGGGCTGAATTCAGTATGATAATGGACTGCAAAGGGAACCTCTATTCCTTTGGGTGCCCTGAATATGGTCAGCTGG GACACAACTCGGACGGGAAGTTCATCGCCAGGGCGCAGCGGATAGAGTATGACTGCGAGCTGGTCCCCCGGCGTGTGGCCATCTTCATCGAGAAGACGAAAGACGGGCAGATTTTGCCAGTCCCAAATGTGGTCGTACGAGATGTGGCCTGTGGCGCTAATCACACG CTGGTTCTGGACTCTCAGAAGCGTGTCTTCTCCTGGGGCTTCGGTGGCTACGGCCGCCTGGGCCACGCCGAGCAGAAGGACGAGATGGTCCCTCGCCTGGTGAAGCTGTTCGACTTCCCTGGGCGCGGGGCATCCCAGATCTACGCCGGCTATACCTGCTCGTTTGCTGTCAGCGAAGTGG GTGGCCTGTTCTTCTGGGGGGCCACCAACACGTCCCGCGAGTCTACCATGTACCCGAAGGCCGTGCAGGACCTCTGTGGCTGGAGAATCCGGAGCCTGGCTTGTGG GAAGAGCAGCATCATCGTGGCCGCCGACGAGAGCACCATCAGCTGGGGCCCATCGCCGACCTTCGGGGAGCTG GGCTATGGGGACCACAAGCCCAAGTCCTCCACCGCGGCTCAGGAGGTGAAGACGCTGGATGGCATTTTCACAGAGCAG GTGGCCATGGGCTACGCGCACTCCCTGGTAATAGCTCGAGATGAAAGCGAGACCGAGAAAGAGAAGATCAAGAAACTGCCAGAGTACAACCCCCGGACCCTCTGA